One segment of Salvelinus fontinalis isolate EN_2023a chromosome 12, ASM2944872v1, whole genome shotgun sequence DNA contains the following:
- the LOC129866870 gene encoding early endosome antigen 1-like isoform X2, protein MLRRILQMTPGKGGSQNSESDQPSADLNNDQTSEGFICPQCMKSHNSAEELFKHYELYHDSGDQPSHMGPGREDLVLLRQELQELQTSLKEEKWFSAELKKELDKVQGHLKQGPQNDGQTGLEDSALAIKLNEAETETFNIKQMKDLFEQKAAQLATDIVDVKSRYDEEKSLREAADQRLANLSQELQRERQDTDRLHTELLQRPGVEDVGVLQKELIQVQTLMDRMTREREEESEHLKSKYEQLQADHTSSEKTISQLKAELEKGPQEAAVYTQQIHQLQSSLNNLQQQSQMLSEKLLRREKEFQELEEGLRAEQVSKKTAQASLHQRELEVQELQARAVGAEASLQRAQAELGERGEEAGRLRREVAELEAKHREVKTERKQLQQQREERESQGLAQQSEICQLHAKLLEAERQLGEVQGRLKEQRQLSGEKLKDREQQAADLQIKLSRSEEQLKENSSKTLDLQHQLEKAKQQHQELQGLQQNTNTKLREAQNDLEQVLRQIGDKDQKIQNLEALLQKTKDSVSQLEAEREDLVAKIQAGEGETAVLNQLQEKNHTLQTQVTHLTDKLKNQSESHKQAQDNLHKQVQEQKTLLRAAQDQAQAVETSIKEVNAQLTESREKVAQLDTQLKAKIEMLLSAEAAKATQRVDLENHLETAQHALQDKQQELSKSQACVEEQSQRLQARQEQCGQLEASLKEVKDELLISEQRVEQLEVRAKKAEAEGVELRAAREQAQQEVQKLQKQGSEVKGKLKELGCLLETEKAGAAALQVELKRKTSSLSDTRQQLEQCEQEKTSLQTNLDKLAQEGQTQQAELDRKAQGLARELQTAQQEKEAQGKELVAVKDGLAKASKAMKDSQSQLDKERKSSKAVLEEKEKSHEKARQELLKATEATTKEMAEVKGQLDKIREAEKGLNMQLTALTEQHSKTQEALKEKEKGVQQLQAQLTTAQGSFSQEKKKLESQVTELQGSHAKKAEEEGRLREQVSGLGQDLSSERTRTTELQKVLEQSQQGLAKLQSDYYGKESELSSLRQDLKASEERLTLSQKELSANRIQLTGLEGQVQEVKAARASLEQELVKRDQKLGQQETALKDLQKQQGVTQEELQKERSRAEELSQTKAALEKDTTRQGSELKALGERSDKELRELREAKQLLIQQKLEMQGRVEEVQAALEQEKTLHQATRDSVNQKEEKLRAETQEIHAQLASERNAREGQAKRGEEAEARLGLQVTALNENVATLKREWQGSQRHCEELEKQTDELRGEIAVLEATVQNNQDERRALLERCVKGEGEMEKLQAKVVEMRRKLDDTTAAMQELGRENQSLQIKQSQSLTRKWAEDHEVQNCMDCGKGFSLAIRKHHCRHCGNIFCAECSAKNALIPSSKKPVRVCETCFEDLQA, encoded by the exons ACTCCTGGGAAAGGAGGCTCTCAGAACTCTGAGTCAGACCAGCCCAGTGCAGACCTCAACAATGACCAGACCTCTGAG GGGTTCATCTGTCCCCAGTGTATGAAGTCCCACAACTCAGCAGAGGAGCTATTCAAGCACTATGAGCTGTACCACGATTCAGGAGACCAGCCCTCACACATGGGCCCTGGCCG TGAAGACCTTGTGCTTCTCCGGCAAGAGTTGCAAGAACTGCAGACTTCGCTCAAG gAGGAGAAATGGTTCTCTGCGGAGTTGAAGAAGGAACTAGACAAAGTTCAAGGACACCTGAAGCAA GGTCCACAGAATGATGGCCAGACAGGATTAGAGGATTCTG CCTTGGCGATTAAGCTGAACGAGGCGGAGACAGAGACGTTCAACATCAAGCAGATGAAAGACCTGTTTGAGCAGAAGGCTGCCCAGCTGGCCACAGATATTGTGG ATGTCAAGTCTCGTTATGATGAGGAGAAGAGCCTGAGGGAGGCTGCAGACCAGAGGCTGGCGAATCTGAGCCaggagctacagagagagaggcaagacACGGACCGGCTCCACACTGAACTG CTGCAGCGGCCAGGAGTGGAGGACGTGGGGGTACTGCAGAAGGAGCTGATTCAGGTGCAGACGTTGATGGACAGGATGACAcgtgagagggaggaggagtcagaacacctcaagagtaaatatgAGCAGCTGCAGGCTGACCACACCAGCTCAGAG aagACCATCTCCCAGCTGAAGGCAGAGCTAGAGAAGGGACCTCAGGAGGCAGCCGTGTACACCCAGCAGATTCACCAACTCCAGAGCTCTCTGAACAACCTGCAGCAACAGAGCCAG ATGCTTTCAGAGAAGCTGCTGCGCAGGGAGAAGGAGTTTCAGGAGCTGGAGGAAGGCCTGAGGGCCGAGCAAGTCTCCAAGAAGACAGCCCAGGCCAGCCTGCACCAGAGGGAGCTGGAGGTGCAAGAGCTCCAGGCCCGGGCAGTGGGTGCCGAGGCCAGCCTGCAGAGAGCCCAGGCAGAGCTGGGGGAGCggggggaggaagcagggaggcTCCGAAGGGAGGTGGCTGAGCTGGAGGCCAAGCACAGGGAGGTGAAGACTGAGAGGAAGCAGCTGCagcagcagagggaggagagggagagccaGGGCCTGGCGCAGCAGAGTGAGATCTGCCAG CTGCATGCTAAGCTACTGGAGGCGGAGCGGCAGCTGGGGGAGGTGCAGGGCCGTCTGAAGGAGCAGAGGCAGCTCTCTGGGGAGAAACTGAAGGACCGCGAGCAACAAGCCGCCGACCTGCAGATCAAATTGTCCCGCTCAGAGGAACAG TTGAAGGAGAACAGCAGTAAGACATTGGACCTGCAGCACCAGCTGGAGAAAGCTAAGCAGCAACACCAGGAGCTCCAgggcctgcagcaaaacaccaaCACCAAGCTCAGAGAGGCACAG AATGACCTGGAGCAGGTGCTGCGTCAGATCGGGGACAAGGACCAGAAGATCCAGAACCTGGAGGCCCTGCTGCAGAAGACCAAGGACAGCGTGAGTCAGCTGGAGGCCGAGAGGGAGGACCTGGTGGCCAAGATCcaggctggggagggagagacggccGTGCTCAACCAGCTGCAGGAGAAGAACCACACACTACAGACGcag GTCACACACCTGACAGACAAACTGAAGAACCAATCGGAGAGCCACAAGCAGGCCCAGGACAACCTCCACAAGCAGGTGCAGGAGCAGAAGACCCTCCTGCGGGCGGCACAGGACCAAGCCCAGGCTGTGGAGACCTCTATAAAGGAAGTGAACGCCCAGCTGACCGAGAGCAGGGAGAAGGTGGCCCAATTGGACACACAG TTGAAGGCTAAGATCGAGATGCTGCTGTCGGCCGAGGCCGCCAAGGCAACCCAGAGAGTAGACCTGGAGAACCACCTGGAGACAGCCCAGCATGCACTGCAGGACAAGCAGCAG GAGCTGAGTAAGAGCCAGGCGTGTGTGGAGGAGCAGAGCCAGAGGCTGCAGGCGAGACAGGAGCAGTGTGGCCAGCTGGAGGCCAGTCTGAAGGAGGTCAAAGACGAACTACTGATCTCAGAACAGCGCGTAGAGCAGCTGGAGGTGCGGGCCAAG AAAGCGGAGGCGGAGGGGGTGGAGCTGCGTGCTGCCAGGGAACAGGCCCAGCAGGAAGTGCAGAAGCTCCAGAAGCAGGGGTCGGAGGTCAAGGGAAAGCTGAAGGAGCTGGGTTGCCTATTGGAGACTGAGAAGGCTGG GGCTGCTGCGTTACAGGTGGAGCTGAAGAGAAAAACCTCCTCCCTGAGTGACACGCGACAGCAGCTGGAGCAATGTGAGCAGGAGAAGACCTCCCTCCAGACCAACTTGGACAAGCTAGCCCAGGAGGGGCAGACGCAGCAGGCAGAGCTGGACAGGAAAGCCCAGGGCTTGGCCAGAGAGCTCCAGACGGCCCAGCAGGAGAAGGAGGCCCAGGGGAAAGAGCTGGTCGCGGTCAAGGATGGCCTGGCTAAGGCCTCCAAAGCCATGAAGGACAGCCAGAGCCAGCTGGACAAGGAGAGGAAGAGCAGCAAGGCAGTTCTGGAGGAGAAG GAGAAGTCCCATGAGAAGGCCAGACAGGAACTGCTGAAGGCCACAGAGGCCACCACCAAGGAGATGGCAGAGGTCAAAGGGCAGCTGGACAAGATCAGAGAG GCAGAAAAAGGGCTGAATATGCAGCTGACTGCATTAACAGAGCAACACAGCAAGACCCAGGAGGCCctgaaagagaaggagaagggagTGCAGCAGCTACAGGCACAGCTGACGACAGCCCAGGGGTCCTTCAGCCAGGAAAAGAAGAAGCTGGAAAGCCAAGTGACCGAGCTGCAAGGATCACATGCCAAGAAG GCTGAGGAGGAGGGTCGTCTGAGGGAACAGGTGTCAGGCCTCGGCCAGGATTTGAGCTCTGAGAGGACCAGGACCACTGAGCTGCAGAAGGTTCTAGAGCAGAGTCAGCAAGGCCTGGCCAAGCTACAGTCTGACTACTACGGCAAGGAGTCAGAGTTGTCATCTCTTAGACAGGACCTCAAG GCTTCTGAGGAGAGGCTGACCCTGTCCCAGAAGGAGTTATCTGCTAACCGGATCCAGCTGACTGGTCTGGAGGGGCAGGTGCAGGAGGTAAAGGCTGCCAGGGCCTCCCTGGAGCAGGAGCTGGTTAAACGGGACCAGAAGCTTGGCCAGCAGGAGACAGCCCTCAAAGACTTGCAGAAACAACAG GGTGTGACCCAGGAGGAGCTGcagaaggagaggagcagagcgGAGGAGCTGAGCCAGACTAAGGCTGCACTGGAGAAGGACACAACCAGACAGGGCTCTGAGCTGAAGGCACTCGGGGAGAGGAGTGACAAG GAGTTGAGGGAGCTGCGGGAAGCCAAGCAACTGTTGATCCAGCAGAAGCTGGAGATGCAGGGCCGGGTGGAAGAGGTGCAGGCAGCCCTGGAGCAGGAGAAGACCCTGCACCAAGCCACCAGAGACAGTGTTAACCAGAAAGAGGAGAAGCTACGGGCAGAGACCCAGGAGATCCATGCCCAGCTG GCGTCAGAGCGTAATGCTCGGGAGGGGCAGGCGAAGCGGGGAGAGGAGGCGGAGGCGCGGCTGGGCCTGCAGGTGACGGCGCTCAACGAGAACGTGGCCACGCTGAAGAGGGAGTGGCAGGGGAGCCAGCGGCACTGCGAGGAGCTGGAGAAGCAGACGGATGAACTGCGGGGCGAGATCGCCGTGCTGGAGGCCACCGTGCAGAACAACCAGGACGAGAGGCGCGCGCTgctggagag GTGTGTGAAGggtgagggggagatggagaaacTGCAGGCCAAAGTAGTGGAGATGAGGAGGAAACTGGATGATACGACAGC
- the LOC129866870 gene encoding early endosome antigen 1-like isoform X1, giving the protein MLRRILQMTPGKGGSQNSESDQPSADLNNDQTSEGFICPQCMKSHNSAEELFKHYELYHDSGDQPSHMGPGREDLVLLRQELQELQTSLKEEKWFSAELKKELDKVQGHLKQGPQNDGQTGLEDSALAIKLNEAETETFNIKQMKDLFEQKAAQLATDIVDVKSRYDEEKSLREAADQRLANLSQELQRERQDTDRLHTELLQRPGVEDVGVLQKELIQVQTLMDRMTREREEESEHLKSKYEQLQADHTSSEIRKLEKTISQLKAELEKGPQEAAVYTQQIHQLQSSLNNLQQQSQMLSEKLLRREKEFQELEEGLRAEQVSKKTAQASLHQRELEVQELQARAVGAEASLQRAQAELGERGEEAGRLRREVAELEAKHREVKTERKQLQQQREERESQGLAQQSEICQLHAKLLEAERQLGEVQGRLKEQRQLSGEKLKDREQQAADLQIKLSRSEEQLKENSSKTLDLQHQLEKAKQQHQELQGLQQNTNTKLREAQNDLEQVLRQIGDKDQKIQNLEALLQKTKDSVSQLEAEREDLVAKIQAGEGETAVLNQLQEKNHTLQTQVTHLTDKLKNQSESHKQAQDNLHKQVQEQKTLLRAAQDQAQAVETSIKEVNAQLTESREKVAQLDTQLKAKIEMLLSAEAAKATQRVDLENHLETAQHALQDKQQELSKSQACVEEQSQRLQARQEQCGQLEASLKEVKDELLISEQRVEQLEVRAKKAEAEGVELRAAREQAQQEVQKLQKQGSEVKGKLKELGCLLETEKAGAAALQVELKRKTSSLSDTRQQLEQCEQEKTSLQTNLDKLAQEGQTQQAELDRKAQGLARELQTAQQEKEAQGKELVAVKDGLAKASKAMKDSQSQLDKERKSSKAVLEEKEKSHEKARQELLKATEATTKEMAEVKGQLDKIREAEKGLNMQLTALTEQHSKTQEALKEKEKGVQQLQAQLTTAQGSFSQEKKKLESQVTELQGSHAKKAEEEGRLREQVSGLGQDLSSERTRTTELQKVLEQSQQGLAKLQSDYYGKESELSSLRQDLKASEERLTLSQKELSANRIQLTGLEGQVQEVKAARASLEQELVKRDQKLGQQETALKDLQKQQGVTQEELQKERSRAEELSQTKAALEKDTTRQGSELKALGERSDKELRELREAKQLLIQQKLEMQGRVEEVQAALEQEKTLHQATRDSVNQKEEKLRAETQEIHAQLASERNAREGQAKRGEEAEARLGLQVTALNENVATLKREWQGSQRHCEELEKQTDELRGEIAVLEATVQNNQDERRALLERCVKGEGEMEKLQAKVVEMRRKLDDTTAAMQELGRENQSLQIKQSQSLTRKWAEDHEVQNCMDCGKGFSLAIRKHHCRHCGNIFCAECSAKNALIPSSKKPVRVCETCFEDLQA; this is encoded by the exons ACTCCTGGGAAAGGAGGCTCTCAGAACTCTGAGTCAGACCAGCCCAGTGCAGACCTCAACAATGACCAGACCTCTGAG GGGTTCATCTGTCCCCAGTGTATGAAGTCCCACAACTCAGCAGAGGAGCTATTCAAGCACTATGAGCTGTACCACGATTCAGGAGACCAGCCCTCACACATGGGCCCTGGCCG TGAAGACCTTGTGCTTCTCCGGCAAGAGTTGCAAGAACTGCAGACTTCGCTCAAG gAGGAGAAATGGTTCTCTGCGGAGTTGAAGAAGGAACTAGACAAAGTTCAAGGACACCTGAAGCAA GGTCCACAGAATGATGGCCAGACAGGATTAGAGGATTCTG CCTTGGCGATTAAGCTGAACGAGGCGGAGACAGAGACGTTCAACATCAAGCAGATGAAAGACCTGTTTGAGCAGAAGGCTGCCCAGCTGGCCACAGATATTGTGG ATGTCAAGTCTCGTTATGATGAGGAGAAGAGCCTGAGGGAGGCTGCAGACCAGAGGCTGGCGAATCTGAGCCaggagctacagagagagaggcaagacACGGACCGGCTCCACACTGAACTG CTGCAGCGGCCAGGAGTGGAGGACGTGGGGGTACTGCAGAAGGAGCTGATTCAGGTGCAGACGTTGATGGACAGGATGACAcgtgagagggaggaggagtcagaacacctcaagagtaaatatgAGCAGCTGCAGGCTGACCACACCAGCTCAGAG ATCCGGAAACTGGAG aagACCATCTCCCAGCTGAAGGCAGAGCTAGAGAAGGGACCTCAGGAGGCAGCCGTGTACACCCAGCAGATTCACCAACTCCAGAGCTCTCTGAACAACCTGCAGCAACAGAGCCAG ATGCTTTCAGAGAAGCTGCTGCGCAGGGAGAAGGAGTTTCAGGAGCTGGAGGAAGGCCTGAGGGCCGAGCAAGTCTCCAAGAAGACAGCCCAGGCCAGCCTGCACCAGAGGGAGCTGGAGGTGCAAGAGCTCCAGGCCCGGGCAGTGGGTGCCGAGGCCAGCCTGCAGAGAGCCCAGGCAGAGCTGGGGGAGCggggggaggaagcagggaggcTCCGAAGGGAGGTGGCTGAGCTGGAGGCCAAGCACAGGGAGGTGAAGACTGAGAGGAAGCAGCTGCagcagcagagggaggagagggagagccaGGGCCTGGCGCAGCAGAGTGAGATCTGCCAG CTGCATGCTAAGCTACTGGAGGCGGAGCGGCAGCTGGGGGAGGTGCAGGGCCGTCTGAAGGAGCAGAGGCAGCTCTCTGGGGAGAAACTGAAGGACCGCGAGCAACAAGCCGCCGACCTGCAGATCAAATTGTCCCGCTCAGAGGAACAG TTGAAGGAGAACAGCAGTAAGACATTGGACCTGCAGCACCAGCTGGAGAAAGCTAAGCAGCAACACCAGGAGCTCCAgggcctgcagcaaaacaccaaCACCAAGCTCAGAGAGGCACAG AATGACCTGGAGCAGGTGCTGCGTCAGATCGGGGACAAGGACCAGAAGATCCAGAACCTGGAGGCCCTGCTGCAGAAGACCAAGGACAGCGTGAGTCAGCTGGAGGCCGAGAGGGAGGACCTGGTGGCCAAGATCcaggctggggagggagagacggccGTGCTCAACCAGCTGCAGGAGAAGAACCACACACTACAGACGcag GTCACACACCTGACAGACAAACTGAAGAACCAATCGGAGAGCCACAAGCAGGCCCAGGACAACCTCCACAAGCAGGTGCAGGAGCAGAAGACCCTCCTGCGGGCGGCACAGGACCAAGCCCAGGCTGTGGAGACCTCTATAAAGGAAGTGAACGCCCAGCTGACCGAGAGCAGGGAGAAGGTGGCCCAATTGGACACACAG TTGAAGGCTAAGATCGAGATGCTGCTGTCGGCCGAGGCCGCCAAGGCAACCCAGAGAGTAGACCTGGAGAACCACCTGGAGACAGCCCAGCATGCACTGCAGGACAAGCAGCAG GAGCTGAGTAAGAGCCAGGCGTGTGTGGAGGAGCAGAGCCAGAGGCTGCAGGCGAGACAGGAGCAGTGTGGCCAGCTGGAGGCCAGTCTGAAGGAGGTCAAAGACGAACTACTGATCTCAGAACAGCGCGTAGAGCAGCTGGAGGTGCGGGCCAAG AAAGCGGAGGCGGAGGGGGTGGAGCTGCGTGCTGCCAGGGAACAGGCCCAGCAGGAAGTGCAGAAGCTCCAGAAGCAGGGGTCGGAGGTCAAGGGAAAGCTGAAGGAGCTGGGTTGCCTATTGGAGACTGAGAAGGCTGG GGCTGCTGCGTTACAGGTGGAGCTGAAGAGAAAAACCTCCTCCCTGAGTGACACGCGACAGCAGCTGGAGCAATGTGAGCAGGAGAAGACCTCCCTCCAGACCAACTTGGACAAGCTAGCCCAGGAGGGGCAGACGCAGCAGGCAGAGCTGGACAGGAAAGCCCAGGGCTTGGCCAGAGAGCTCCAGACGGCCCAGCAGGAGAAGGAGGCCCAGGGGAAAGAGCTGGTCGCGGTCAAGGATGGCCTGGCTAAGGCCTCCAAAGCCATGAAGGACAGCCAGAGCCAGCTGGACAAGGAGAGGAAGAGCAGCAAGGCAGTTCTGGAGGAGAAG GAGAAGTCCCATGAGAAGGCCAGACAGGAACTGCTGAAGGCCACAGAGGCCACCACCAAGGAGATGGCAGAGGTCAAAGGGCAGCTGGACAAGATCAGAGAG GCAGAAAAAGGGCTGAATATGCAGCTGACTGCATTAACAGAGCAACACAGCAAGACCCAGGAGGCCctgaaagagaaggagaagggagTGCAGCAGCTACAGGCACAGCTGACGACAGCCCAGGGGTCCTTCAGCCAGGAAAAGAAGAAGCTGGAAAGCCAAGTGACCGAGCTGCAAGGATCACATGCCAAGAAG GCTGAGGAGGAGGGTCGTCTGAGGGAACAGGTGTCAGGCCTCGGCCAGGATTTGAGCTCTGAGAGGACCAGGACCACTGAGCTGCAGAAGGTTCTAGAGCAGAGTCAGCAAGGCCTGGCCAAGCTACAGTCTGACTACTACGGCAAGGAGTCAGAGTTGTCATCTCTTAGACAGGACCTCAAG GCTTCTGAGGAGAGGCTGACCCTGTCCCAGAAGGAGTTATCTGCTAACCGGATCCAGCTGACTGGTCTGGAGGGGCAGGTGCAGGAGGTAAAGGCTGCCAGGGCCTCCCTGGAGCAGGAGCTGGTTAAACGGGACCAGAAGCTTGGCCAGCAGGAGACAGCCCTCAAAGACTTGCAGAAACAACAG GGTGTGACCCAGGAGGAGCTGcagaaggagaggagcagagcgGAGGAGCTGAGCCAGACTAAGGCTGCACTGGAGAAGGACACAACCAGACAGGGCTCTGAGCTGAAGGCACTCGGGGAGAGGAGTGACAAG GAGTTGAGGGAGCTGCGGGAAGCCAAGCAACTGTTGATCCAGCAGAAGCTGGAGATGCAGGGCCGGGTGGAAGAGGTGCAGGCAGCCCTGGAGCAGGAGAAGACCCTGCACCAAGCCACCAGAGACAGTGTTAACCAGAAAGAGGAGAAGCTACGGGCAGAGACCCAGGAGATCCATGCCCAGCTG GCGTCAGAGCGTAATGCTCGGGAGGGGCAGGCGAAGCGGGGAGAGGAGGCGGAGGCGCGGCTGGGCCTGCAGGTGACGGCGCTCAACGAGAACGTGGCCACGCTGAAGAGGGAGTGGCAGGGGAGCCAGCGGCACTGCGAGGAGCTGGAGAAGCAGACGGATGAACTGCGGGGCGAGATCGCCGTGCTGGAGGCCACCGTGCAGAACAACCAGGACGAGAGGCGCGCGCTgctggagag GTGTGTGAAGggtgagggggagatggagaaacTGCAGGCCAAAGTAGTGGAGATGAGGAGGAAACTGGATGATACGACAGC